AGGAGAAAATGAAAAAAGGATTACTGGTTTTAATGATGCTGTTATTGACCGTGCCGGCTTTTGCCGTGCAATTGACGGTCGCGGAGGGGGAGGCGACAAGCGGGGTGAAACTGGATCTGGGCGGCGACATCCGTTTCCGGGGGTATGATTTTAATAACTTCTGGAATTTTGCCGACAGCGGCGTGGATCCGGTTACGGGCAAATCCTATGACGGCGATGATTATGAAACCTATCGCCTGCGCTCCAGAATTTTTGCCAAGGTGGGCGTGGCGGAGAACGTGTCCGGTTATATTCGTTTTGCTAACCAGACTTATGGTGAAAACGTGGGTACCGGTGTCAACACCGATGAGAACGTGTTTGCCGACAACGCTTATATCGACCTGACCAATTTATTCGGCGCGCCCCTGGATCTGCGTATGGGCCGTCAGGACCTGTTTTACGGCACCGGGTTCGTGGTCGCCGACGGCGAATCGGATGCAGCGTCCACTGCTTTTTATTTTGACGGTATCAAGGCGACCCTGCGGATGTCCAAAACCGCCAAGATCGACGCTTTTTACCTGAAGGACGAAGAGAACAACCGGGCGGAAATCAGCGGCGGCGATGATGTCAATTTAATGGGCGCTTATTTGACCGGCGAATGCCCGGTCATGGGCGGCAAGCAGGAAGTTTACGCCCTGAACCGGACGGATGACGGAATCGACAAGGATATCTGGATGGGCGGTTTCCGTTTGTCCCGTACCTTTGACTCCGGATTGAACTACTCGGCTGAAGCCGCCTATCAGTGGGGTGATGCCTACCGGGACGCGGCAACCGACGATGTGCTGGATCAGCAGGCCCTGGGCTACAAGCTGGAACTCGGCTATGCCGTTCCGGTAGATTCCGTCAAGCTGCGGCCCTTTGTCGGCTATACTTCCATGAGCGGTGATCAGGATGCCGGCGATGATGATTTTGAAGGCTGGGATGCGTTCTACGGCGGCTGGCCCCAGTTCGGCGACCTGCTCTCCTGGGTGTTTATTAACGGGCCGGCCCAGTTTTCCACCGGCTATCCTCAATCCACCTCGGTTGCCGGTGAAGTTAACTATTCTAACCTGAACCTGGCCAGCGTGGGTACCGATGTTACCATCGGCAAAGTCAAAACGACTCTTTCCTATACCAAATTGATCATCGATGACATTTCCACCACCAGCGCCAATTTCGAGCATGATAATGATTACGGTGATTATTATCAGGCGATCGTAACCTTTCCTTACAACAAATACCTGTCCTTCGCTATTGACGCCAGCATGATTGATCCGGGTGACGCTTTCCCCGACACCAATGATGACATGGCCCATGAGGTTTTTGTGGAAACCAACCTGAAGTTCTAAGCATTCTTGAATTCAATAAAAAAAGCGGGACGGCCTGACGGTCGTCCCGCTTTTTTTTATTGTAGGGGCACGGCGTGCCGTGCCCCTATATTGCCCCTTACACCTTACACCTCAAACCTCACACCTTATACCTTGAACCCTGCACCTTTAGAATTTTAATATCGCGTCCAGTTGCAGCCGGTCTTCATCCTTCTGGCCGTCCTTGTCTTCGTCTTCGCGCTCGGTCATGTAACCCGCGGCCGCCAGGGAGACATTGTCCGTCACGCAATAAACGACATCCAGCTTGTGGCCTTTGCAGTTGGTGCCGCCACCGTGGAAATCCGAATCCACGAATACCGCCGGAAAGGCGTAATCTTCCAGTTCCTGATAGAGGTACTGGAAGTAAATATCGCCTTTTTTCTTCTTGCTGCCGGCGTCAAAACCGACCTGCCAGCCCGCGTCACGGTCATCACCGCCGTAGGCCAGCAGTTTGGCCGGGTCGCTGTCACCGGGGTTGACGCCGTCTTCGACCAGGTCATCGATATCCTGCTCAAGGTTGGTGATATAGGAAGCGAACAGGGAAACGGGAACAGGCAGGACCTTTTTCATCTTGAGCCTGGTCCCGATTTCCACGCAACCGAATTCATTCAGGAGATTGCCGTCGGCGTCGAATATCATCTGCTGGCCGAGGCTCTTGTTGCCGCCCAGAAATGTTTCATCGTCTCCCAGAACGCCATCGCCCCAGGCCAGGTCATCCAGATGCGTGAAATCGTAATAGGTGGCGGCTACCGTCAGGCCGATATCTTCGGCCAGGTTGAATTCTCCGCCGGCCTGCCAGGCGGTCATCATGGGATCGGTGTTGAACTCCTTGCTGTTCAGTTCCTCCACCACCCACTGCCCCAGGTTGATAAACATTTTGGCGTTTTCGGTCATTTCAAAATTAAATGACTCGGACAATCCTTCCGGGTTCACGTCCGAATCCCATACGATCGAAGAGGTGAACAGGGGATTGGCCTGTTTCCCGCCGGTTACTTTGAGATAATCCGTAGCGTCCCAGGCGGCATAGGCCTGATCGATCCAGATTTCCTTTCCCCGGGCATGATCGTCAAAACTGGCGTTGGTGGAGTTCTGCTCGCCTGAACCGGAGGCCAGTTTCACAACCACCTTGGTGGTATCGGACGTTTTGGCATCCAATCCAAGCCGAAGACGGAAGCGTTCCCGGTGCCGGTCATAATCATGATCCCCTTCTTCCCGCCACTGGGTATCATGACGCAGCCGCAGGTCGCCGCTCAGCTTGATTTTTTCGACCCAGGAGGGAACCACCTGGATGCTTTTGGCTTCTTCCGCCGTCAGGACGTTTTTTTCCACCAGCTTGTCGAGCAACTTGGTGCTTTCACCTGCTGTCGCCATATTCACGCAAGTGAACCCCAGCGCCAGCGTCAACGAACCCATCCACATCAATAACGCTTTCTTCATTTCTTTCCTCCCTGCTTGGTTTTGGTTTGTTTTCCACTTTAACATTGTTATTCTCAACTTGTCTTTTTTGCGGTGTCCTTCTGGTTTTATGTTTTCTACTGCCAGAAAATTAAATCTGAAATATTAAGGGATTGTTAGGGAATGATAAAAACCGTGTGAAATATGGTACAGGTACAAGGTTAAGGGGTGAAGGTGCCGGGGGGAAATATTTTATTGATATATTTACGGGTGTTGGATAAATAAGGAAAGTTTTTATAAACGGATATT
The sequence above is drawn from the Thermodesulfobacteriota bacterium genome and encodes:
- a CDS encoding alginate export family protein, giving the protein MKKGLLVLMMLLLTVPAFAVQLTVAEGEATSGVKLDLGGDIRFRGYDFNNFWNFADSGVDPVTGKSYDGDDYETYRLRSRIFAKVGVAENVSGYIRFANQTYGENVGTGVNTDENVFADNAYIDLTNLFGAPLDLRMGRQDLFYGTGFVVADGESDAASTAFYFDGIKATLRMSKTAKIDAFYLKDEENNRAEISGGDDVNLMGAYLTGECPVMGGKQEVYALNRTDDGIDKDIWMGGFRLSRTFDSGLNYSAEAAYQWGDAYRDAATDDVLDQQALGYKLELGYAVPVDSVKLRPFVGYTSMSGDQDAGDDDFEGWDAFYGGWPQFGDLLSWVFINGPAQFSTGYPQSTSVAGEVNYSNLNLASVGTDVTIGKVKTTLSYTKLIIDDISTTSANFEHDNDYGDYYQAIVTFPYNKYLSFAIDASMIDPGDAFPDTNDDMAHEVFVETNLKF
- a CDS encoding putative porin, translating into MKKALLMWMGSLTLALGFTCVNMATAGESTKLLDKLVEKNVLTAEEAKSIQVVPSWVEKIKLSGDLRLRHDTQWREEGDHDYDRHRERFRLRLGLDAKTSDTTKVVVKLASGSGEQNSTNASFDDHARGKEIWIDQAYAAWDATDYLKVTGGKQANPLFTSSIVWDSDVNPEGLSESFNFEMTENAKMFINLGQWVVEELNSKEFNTDPMMTAWQAGGEFNLAEDIGLTVAATYYDFTHLDDLAWGDGVLGDDETFLGGNKSLGQQMIFDADGNLLNEFGCVEIGTRLKMKKVLPVPVSLFASYITNLEQDIDDLVEDGVNPGDSDPAKLLAYGGDDRDAGWQVGFDAGSKKKKGDIYFQYLYQELEDYAFPAVFVDSDFHGGGTNCKGHKLDVVYCVTDNVSLAAAGYMTEREDEDKDGQKDEDRLQLDAILKF